DNA sequence from the Bradyrhizobium sp. CIAT3101 genome:
TCCAAGTTGCGCCCGGTGACGACGCCGTCTGCTTCGGCTCGCAGGGCCGTGTAACCGAGGGCGTCTTTCGACGTCCCGAGCAACGCTCGTGCCGCTTCAAGTGCGCCTTCCGCAGTCCGCAATCCTTCCTGCGCCTGATCGTAGGCCGTCCGCGTGGTGAAGCCACTCGCGATCAGCGCCGTCTGCCGGTCGAAAGTCGCCTTCGCCACGCGCAACTGGGCCTCCGCGGCCAGGACAGCGGCGGTCGCTGCGTCGACATCGGCCTCCTGCTCGGCGGAGTCGAGAAGCGCCAGCACTTCGCCGGACCTGACGTGAGACCCGACGTCGACGTAGCGCGCGATCACGCGTCCACTGACGCGAAATGAGAGATCGGCGCGGAAACGAGGCTGGACCTCGCCGGTCAAAGTGATCGAGGCCTGCCGCTCCTTCGGCTGCACGATCTCCGTGCGTACGAACGCGGCTCGCGCCGCCGGAGCGGCCGCACGATTGTCGCAGCCGCCAAGCGCGGCTGCCCCAATCGCGAGCGCCAGGCCGCAGAGAGGATTCATCAGGCGCCTTGCTTGGACGAGGTCCGGACAGAGAGATATCATTGCGCCGCCATATGTTGAGAGGGTGAGAACAGTTGGCCCAGGGCATCTCCCGGTTTGCGGAAGGAAGACGCTTCCTCGTTGAGTCCGACCGACGGAATCGGCTCGGCTGCGACAGGAAGCGTGGCCGCGGGAGATGGTCGGAGGGGCGTGACATTGGCGGTCTTCGCCTTCAGGCGCCGCGCGAGCCTCATGCGGCGCGTCGCCATCCCTTGATTTGCCTGCTGCTCGCGCTCGGTCAGTGGAAACGAGAGGACAACGGACGTGAACTCGCTGCCGATCCCCTGCTCGACGCGGCCCCCGAGGCTTCTGGCGACATCGTTGTCGATCCGGAGCCATCTTCGAGCATCGGATCGGACCGAGCGTGAGCCATTGTCCAGCACGACGCAATTCACCAGCGCCCCACGGCGGCTCAACCGAACCTTGATCTCACCGGCACGCGCATCGAAACACGCGTGTTTGGCTGCCATCGCGATCAGGTCATGGACGATCAGGCCGAGC
Encoded proteins:
- a CDS encoding efflux RND transporter periplasmic adaptor subunit, yielding MNPLCGLALAIGAAALGGCDNRAAAPAARAAFVRTEIVQPKERQASITLTGEVQPRFRADLSFRVSGRVIARYVDVGSHVRSGEVLALLDSAEQEADVDAATAAVLAAEAQLRVAKATFDRQTALIASGFTTRTAYDQAQEGLRTAEGALEAARALLGTSKDALGYTALRAEADGVVTGRNLETGQVVQAAQPVLSLAQDGERDAVFDVYESIFLRNADSSEVSLALVADSGVTASGHVREVSPAVDAKSSTIRVKVAVQDPPGMMTLGSVVAGTVKVKAERQIALPWSALMAAGTKPAVWTVDPATSVASLKPVTVGGYESGEVLIKAGLQPGERVVVDGGKLLSVGQPVTYEGDRS
- a CDS encoding sensor histidine kinase, with the protein product MSSRKRRPQEGVLLREWQHRIADGVASAIDLVSAAIIRAEGAEAKAALSDVVSLLLGHAEVHRMLARADGEALLDAAAYVHQLGCALRQSRLDMMKIRLTLDTERVPLQAERCWRLGLIVHDLIAMAAKHACFDARAGEIKVRLSRRGALVNCVVLDNGSRSVRSDARRWLRIDNDVARSLGGRVEQGIGSEFTSVVLSFPLTEREQQANQGMATRRMRLARRLKAKTANVTPLRPSPAATLPVAAEPIPSVGLNEEASSFRKPGDALGQLFSPSQHMAAQ